The following are encoded in a window of Novosphingobium sp. THN1 genomic DNA:
- a CDS encoding acyltransferase family protein, with protein MSSPAKRLHHLDAARALLLLLGLPFHVATKAIFESTPPAVDFQQSLLIGGLASLTHVFRMFAFFMLAGYFAGMIRERKGTKAWLAERTRRLGLPFAASLLTLGALQFHLQDLLLHKSSPMFLGLPLALDHLWFLVVLLGFCVTYAAVPMQRLRPGSGVQRAMLLEGPGALILLASLALWGLLRYALEQVPPIPNAPSETLLWQQYVFHAAGFALGVLAWHGQLGERIFALRSRWIIPGIVVLLVPYVPLDPLIRPALCKEIYPNLAGTLTLRALELPLAYLMSLALFRLLAWAVRGPSKVVTFFVDGALAIYLFHLVWAMIVLPQARALPLPAEAQWLVSAAAVLLLAVLSYLAVRTTNLTSILFCGAPLKQAASAAAPVSPARS; from the coding sequence ATGTCCTCGCCCGCGAAACGCCTGCACCATCTCGATGCCGCCCGCGCCTTGCTGCTGCTGCTGGGCCTGCCGTTTCACGTTGCCACCAAGGCAATCTTCGAGAGCACGCCGCCCGCAGTGGACTTTCAGCAGTCGCTGCTGATCGGTGGTTTGGCGTCTCTCACCCATGTGTTCCGCATGTTCGCGTTCTTCATGCTGGCCGGGTACTTTGCCGGCATGATCCGCGAGCGGAAAGGCACGAAGGCGTGGCTGGCGGAGCGGACCCGGCGGCTTGGCCTGCCATTCGCGGCGAGCCTTCTCACTCTCGGCGCTCTGCAGTTCCACCTGCAGGACCTGCTGCTGCACAAGTCATCGCCGATGTTTCTCGGCCTGCCCTTGGCGCTCGATCATCTGTGGTTTCTGGTCGTGCTGCTGGGCTTCTGCGTCACATACGCCGCCGTACCGATGCAGCGCTTGCGGCCCGGCTCCGGCGTCCAGCGCGCCATGCTGCTCGAAGGCCCCGGAGCGCTGATACTACTGGCTTCCCTCGCGCTGTGGGGCCTGTTGCGTTACGCACTCGAACAGGTCCCGCCCATCCCGAACGCACCGAGCGAAACCCTGCTGTGGCAGCAATACGTGTTCCACGCGGCGGGTTTCGCGCTTGGCGTGCTGGCGTGGCACGGCCAGCTTGGCGAGAGGATCTTCGCGCTGCGCAGCCGCTGGATCATCCCTGGCATCGTGGTTCTGCTGGTGCCATACGTCCCGCTCGATCCGCTTATCCGACCCGCGCTCTGCAAGGAAATCTACCCCAATCTCGCAGGGACGCTGACCCTGCGCGCGCTCGAACTGCCGCTGGCCTATCTCATGTCGCTGGCTCTGTTCCGCCTGCTGGCCTGGGCGGTGAGAGGGCCGAGCAAGGTCGTCACCTTCTTCGTCGACGGTGCGCTGGCGATCTATCTCTTCCACCTTGTCTGGGCGATGATCGTCCTGCCGCAGGCACGGGCGTTGCCCCTGCCCGCCGAAGCGCAATGGCTGGTCAGCGCAGCCGCCGTCCTGCTGCTGGCGGTGTTGAGCTACCTCGCCGTCCGCACCACCAACCTGACCTCGATCCTGTTCTGTGGCGCGCCATTGAAGCAAGCCGCCTCTGCTGCCGCGCCGGTTTCACCCGCGCGCTCCTGA